CCATAGTCAGCAATGTTTTTTTATCAATTTTGCATATATGATAAATATGTTGAATAGTTAGGAGTCGGTAGACCGTAGTTGCATCGCGCCCATTAGCTAAAGCAACGCTCCCTTTGGTCGGTTCGTAATTGAACCATTCGTAATTAGCTAAAGCAACGCTCTCTCCGGTCGGTTCGTAATTCACTCATTCGTAATTCGTAATTCTCAAATTCGTAATTAACCAATATATACCCATGAAAAATCTCAAAACTTTTACTTTCACCATTGTATTATGTCTACTAGGGGCTACCTATGCAATCGCCCAGTATAAATCGGACGATTGGAAAGACCGCGATAAGTGGCAAAAGGTGCCTCAATTGCTCAAGGCAATGAACATTCGCCCAGGCGCCAAAGTAGCCGACGTGGGCTGTCACCAAGGTTATATGACCATGCATTTGGCAAAAGCTGTAGGCAAAACGGGCAAGGTGTACGGGGTAGACCTGAACACCTACCGATTAGACGCGCTCAAAGAAGAAGCCATCGAGCAGGGCTACAACAACATTGTAACCATCAAAGGCGAAGAAAACGACCCTTTGTTGCCCACTGGCAAACTCGACGCCATCATTATGATTGATACGTATCATCACATATTGGAAAAACCGCTGAAGTACCTCAAAAAACTAAAGAAAGCACTGAAGCCAGGCGGGAGGTTGGTCATTGTAGAGTCTATCCGCACTTATCGCAAACAACTCAGCCGCGACGAGCAAAAAGAAAAGCATAACTTAGACATTGGTTTTGTGCGTTATGATTTTAAAAAAGTGGGGCTCATCCCTGCCGATTTTAAATACCCGCTCACGCGTTGGAAAAACAAAAAAGAAGTGTGGGTATGGTACCTTGCTGGGGTAAAACCTAAAGAGGGGAGTAGGTAGTTAATAAAAGCTTCAA
This window of the Microscilla marina ATCC 23134 genome carries:
- a CDS encoding class I SAM-dependent methyltransferase → MKNLKTFTFTIVLCLLGATYAIAQYKSDDWKDRDKWQKVPQLLKAMNIRPGAKVADVGCHQGYMTMHLAKAVGKTGKVYGVDLNTYRLDALKEEAIEQGYNNIVTIKGEENDPLLPTGKLDAIIMIDTYHHILEKPLKYLKKLKKALKPGGRLVIVESIRTYRKQLSRDEQKEKHNLDIGFVRYDFKKVGLIPADFKYPLTRWKNKKEVWVWYLAGVKPKEGSR